In a single window of the Carassius gibelio isolate Cgi1373 ecotype wild population from Czech Republic chromosome A12, carGib1.2-hapl.c, whole genome shotgun sequence genome:
- the zdhhc16b gene encoding palmitoyltransferase ZDHHC16B isoform X1: MRSWSWFLSRVMRLFLRWFRLCPRRGRRKRPSRIRDLWNYGTLLLKSLHYNVLTNSDTVLDCVFEPIYWLVDNMTRWFGVVFVSLVILLTSSVVIIVYLCVLPIIFSTYPVHWILWHLCYGHWNLLMLVYHYYKATTTCPGSPPQEKSEIPTVTICKKCIVPKPARTHHCSICNRCILKMDHHCPWLNNCVGHFNHRYFFSFCLFMTMACIYCSISAKDMFLDAYNAIESGRYWDGHAQGEAVPGAGLIYISFSPQSSYQTPPPPAFTHQERMVHKSLVYLWVLTSSVAVALGALTLWHAVLITRGETSVERHINRKERKRLRLKGKVFRNPYHHGKMNNWKIFLGVEKQSDWLTRVLLPSGHLPHGDGLTWDGPSHRIHTMAI, translated from the exons ATGCGCAGCTGGAGCTGGTTCCTCTCCAGAGTCATGCGTCTCTTCCTGCGCTGGTTCAGACTCTGTCCTCGACGAGGACGCAGGAAGAGGCCGAGCCGGATACGAGACCTGTGGAACTATGGGACGCTGCTTCTGAAGTCCCTGCACTACAACGTCCTGACCAACTCGGACACGGTGCTGGACTGTGTCTTTGAGCCCATCTACTGGCTGGTGGACAACATGACCCGCTGGTTCGGAGTG GTGTTTGTGTCTCTGGTCATCCTCTTGACCAGCTCTGTGGTCATCATCGTGTATCTGTGTGTGCTGCCCATCATCTTCAGCACGTACCCCGTTCACTGGATCCTCTGGCACCTCTGTTACGGACACTGGAACCTGCTCATGCTGGTCTATCATTACTATAAAGCCACGACCACATGTCCAGGGTCCCCACCGCAG gaAAAGAGTGAAATCCCAACTGTTACTATCTGTAAGAAGTGCATCGTTCCCAAACCAGCTAGAACCCATCACTGCAGCATCTGCAACCG ATGTATTTTGAAAATGGACCACCACTGTC CCTGGTTAAATAACTGCGTGGGTCATTTCAACCACCGTTACTTCTTCAGTTTCTGTCTGTTCATGACCATGGCCTGCATCTACTGCAGCATCAGTGCcaaagacatgttcctggatgcTTACAATGCCATCGAG TCAGGCAGGTATTGGGACGGTCACGCTCAGGGGGAGGCGGTCCCGGGGGCGGGGCTTATCTATATCTCATTCTCACCGCAG AGCTCCTATCAAACACCTCCTCCACCTGCCTTCACCCATCAGGAGAGGATGGTTCATAAGAGCCTGGTTTATCTGTGGGTGCTGACGAG TTCAGTGGCTGTGGCGTTAGGAGCCCTGACGCTGTGGCACGCCGTGCTGATCACCAGAGGAGAGACCAGCGTGGAGAGACACATCAACCGGAAAGAGAGGAAACGACTGCGACTGAAGGGCAAG GTTTTTCGTAATCCGTACCACCATGGAAAAATGAACAACTGGAAAATATTTCTTGGTGTTGAAAAGCAGAG TGACTGGCTGACGAGAGTCCTGCTGCCCTCCGGTCATCTTCCTCACGGGGACGGCCTGACGTGGGACGGTCCTTCACACAGGATCCACACCATGGCCATATGA
- the zdhhc16b gene encoding palmitoyltransferase ZDHHC16B isoform X2, producing the protein MRSWSWFLSRVMRLFLRWFRLCPRRGRRKRPSRIRDLWNYGTLLLKSLHYNVLTNSDTVLDCVFEPIYWLVDNMTRWFGVVFVSLVILLTSSVVIIVYLCVLPIIFSTYPVHWILWHLCYGHWNLLMLVYHYYKATTTCPGSPPQEKSEIPTVTICKKCIVPKPARTHHCSICNRCILKMDHHCPWLNNCVGHFNHRYFFSFCLFMTMACIYCSISAKDMFLDAYNAIESSYQTPPPPAFTHQERMVHKSLVYLWVLTSSVAVALGALTLWHAVLITRGETSVERHINRKERKRLRLKGKVFRNPYHHGKMNNWKIFLGVEKQSDWLTRVLLPSGHLPHGDGLTWDGPSHRIHTMAI; encoded by the exons ATGCGCAGCTGGAGCTGGTTCCTCTCCAGAGTCATGCGTCTCTTCCTGCGCTGGTTCAGACTCTGTCCTCGACGAGGACGCAGGAAGAGGCCGAGCCGGATACGAGACCTGTGGAACTATGGGACGCTGCTTCTGAAGTCCCTGCACTACAACGTCCTGACCAACTCGGACACGGTGCTGGACTGTGTCTTTGAGCCCATCTACTGGCTGGTGGACAACATGACCCGCTGGTTCGGAGTG GTGTTTGTGTCTCTGGTCATCCTCTTGACCAGCTCTGTGGTCATCATCGTGTATCTGTGTGTGCTGCCCATCATCTTCAGCACGTACCCCGTTCACTGGATCCTCTGGCACCTCTGTTACGGACACTGGAACCTGCTCATGCTGGTCTATCATTACTATAAAGCCACGACCACATGTCCAGGGTCCCCACCGCAG gaAAAGAGTGAAATCCCAACTGTTACTATCTGTAAGAAGTGCATCGTTCCCAAACCAGCTAGAACCCATCACTGCAGCATCTGCAACCG ATGTATTTTGAAAATGGACCACCACTGTC CCTGGTTAAATAACTGCGTGGGTCATTTCAACCACCGTTACTTCTTCAGTTTCTGTCTGTTCATGACCATGGCCTGCATCTACTGCAGCATCAGTGCcaaagacatgttcctggatgcTTACAATGCCATCGAG AGCTCCTATCAAACACCTCCTCCACCTGCCTTCACCCATCAGGAGAGGATGGTTCATAAGAGCCTGGTTTATCTGTGGGTGCTGACGAG TTCAGTGGCTGTGGCGTTAGGAGCCCTGACGCTGTGGCACGCCGTGCTGATCACCAGAGGAGAGACCAGCGTGGAGAGACACATCAACCGGAAAGAGAGGAAACGACTGCGACTGAAGGGCAAG GTTTTTCGTAATCCGTACCACCATGGAAAAATGAACAACTGGAAAATATTTCTTGGTGTTGAAAAGCAGAG TGACTGGCTGACGAGAGTCCTGCTGCCCTCCGGTCATCTTCCTCACGGGGACGGCCTGACGTGGGACGGTCCTTCACACAGGATCCACACCATGGCCATATGA
- the mms19 gene encoding MMS19 nucleotide excision repair protein homolog has protein sequence MADNSVLLGLVEEFVSGQVDSKVAETATGVKTGQFTILQLVEALGLSLSSSQHQTRGRGVQLLSQVLQESYSSLSEREVEVLLAFYENRLKDHYVIIPHVLQGLKALTKCSVLPPGSAVSILKSIFQDIHVQSLMLAERSCVYNILISLMESKEEELKGLGADFIFGFVQSVDGERDPRNLLLAFQVARNIIQRGYDLGKFVEELFEVMSCYFPIDFSPPPSDPRGITREELVLSLRAVLTGTSQFAEFLLPLIIEKLDSDIQSAKVDSLQTLAACGLTYSHKELAEFLPGLWSSIRREVSQTASERVETAGLSALSALVSCLSRSVLTSDSEDVLQVFLSLVLKDCQHHLCEPDLKLVWPSAKLLQAAAGASYRASLIVSAAIIPSLLEQYNNRTQCAQRRTLLEVLQGFVQPTALSRPADGEDSVLVAFQQSLCGVVFSALTESSAGLQITGTRVLTALGQQPGLMSQPDVEKAVDHLTRLILEEDDPKVSLAVVECSGSLAHLHPKAFISRMIPRLKEEILSGQSDAAVRQRCVTVLASVSSLSSVVQESAPVLLQVLASAHTGSCGFSVEEVAAVCISLQKIAAYARDSEEIGRFFHDIIIPHLLGLCLQAALQSRDAGHSSPLTDEAVLSAVVPVMSTACAALQSESASRMAAQAVSLFLDGDVSFLPENAFPSKIQLLQIQSPALSQLVCLLMACVCSLPCSVEIPEIDRLLLQLEDLSCTCPHLFSYTCAAKCFAGLLNKRPAGEALDAVLERVMKRISVELENSSSVQRTRALTLLLWVSKALLLRYHPLSTALTDQLFALLSDPALGSQAADGFGVLMSDSQDVLNRGCHADVRIMYRQRFFAENSAKLVEGFNSAEQEKKSCYLKALSHIVSNLPRQVQLTELPALLPLLLEALACVDQAVQLSTLSCLQPVLLEPPEALRNQLEALFSRLLALTTSPAMKVRIASLQCVHALSRLPEHMVLPFRARVLKALAVPLDDKKRLVRKEAVAARAEWFLLGSPGGR, from the exons GTGTCAAGACCGGACAGTTCACGATTCTTCAGCTGGTTGAAGCTTTGGG GTTGAGTTTGAGCAGCTCTCAGCATCAGACGCGTGGCCGTGGAGTCCAGCTCCTGTCTCAGGTCCTGCAGGAGAGTTACAGCAGTCTTTCTGAGAGAGAGG TGGAGGTCCTGCTAGCTTTCTATGAAAACAGACTGAAGGATCACTATGTGATCATACCACATGTTCTTCAGGGGCTCAAGGCTTTG ACGAAATGCTCGGTTCTGCCTCCTGGTTCAGCTGTGTCCATCTTGAAATCCATCTTCCAGGATATTCATGTTCAg TCCTTGATGCTGGCTGAACGATCATGTGTTTACAACATCCTTATCAGTCTAATGGAGTCCAAAGAGGAGG AGCTCAAAGGTTTGGGTGCAGACTTCATATTTGGATTTGTGCAGTCAGTAGATGGAGAACGAGATCCACGCAACCTGCTGCTGGCCTTCCAGGTGGCCAGGAACATCATTCAAAGGGGCTATGATCTTG GGAAGTTTGTAGAGGAACTGTTTGAAGTGATGTCCTGTTATTTTCCTATAGACTTTAGTCCT CCGCCCAGCGATCCTCGAGGGATCACACGGGAAGAGCTTGTTCTTTCTCTTCGGGCTGTTCTTACTGGGACGTCTCAGTTTGCTGAG TTTCTGTTACCATTGATCATTGAGAAGCTGGACTCAGATATTCAGAGTGCTAAAGTGGACTCCCTGCAGACACTG GCCGCCTGCGGTCTGACGTATAGCCATAAAGAGCTGGCAGAATTCCTTCCGGGTCTTTGGAGCTCAATACGGAGGGAG GTGTCCCAGACGGCCAGTGAGCGAGTGGAGACCGCTGGTCTGTCGGCTCTCAGTGCTCTGGTGTCCTGTCTTTCTCGTTCTGTGCTCACTTCAGACTCCGAGGATGTGCTGCAGGTGTTTTTAAGCCTCGTTCTCAAAG ACTGTCAGCATCATCTCTGTGAGCCAGACCTCAAGCTGGTGTGGCCCAGTGCCAAACTCCTGCAGGCCGCGGCCGGAGCCTCGTACAGAGCCAGTCTGATCGTGTCCGCTGCCATCATACCTTCCCTCCTGGAGCAGTATAATAACAGGACACAG TGTGCTCAGCGGCGCACCCTGCTGGAGGTTCTGCAGGGTTTCGTGCAGCCCACCGCACTCAGCCGGCCTGCAGATGGAG AGGACAGTGTATTGGTTGCGTTTCAGCAGTCGTTGTGTGGCGTGGTTTTCTCTGCGCTGACGGAGTCCAGCGCCGGTCTCCAGATTACAGGCACACGTGTGCTCACTGCACTGGGACAGCAGCCCG GTTTGATGTCTCAGCCAGATGTGGAGAAAGCTGTCGATCATTTAACCAGACTCATTCTGGAGGAAGACGATCCTAAAGTGAG TTTGGCTGTGGTGGAGTGTTCAGGATCTCTGGCTCATCTGCATCCCAAAGCCTTTATTTCCAGGATGATTCCTCGACTGAAGGAAGAGATCCTGTCAG GTCAGTCTGATGCAGCTGTACGTCAGCGGTGTGTGACGGTGTTGGCGTCGGTGTCGTCTCTGTCCAGTGTGGTGCAGGAAAGCGCCCCTGTTCTGCTACAGGTGCTAGCTTCAGCCCACACAG GTAGCTGTGGTTTCTCTGTGGAGGAAGTGGCTGCTGTATGCATCAGTTTGCAGAAGATAGCGGCGTACGCGCGTGACTCGGAGGAGATTGGACGGTTCTTCCATGACATCATCATTCCACACCTTCTAGGACTCTGCTTACAGGCAGCGCTGCAGAGTAGGGACGCTG GTCACAGTAGTCCACTCACAGACGAGGCTGTTCTGTCTGCTGTAGTCCCTGTCATGAGCACAGCATGTGCTGCGCTACAATCAGA ATCAGCGTCCCGCATGGCCGCCCAGGCAGTTTCTCTCTTCCTGGATGGAGACGTGTCTTTCCTGCCAGAGAATGCCTTCCCTTCCAAAATCCAGCTGCTCCAG ATCCAGTCTCCAGCTCTGTCTCAGCTGGTGTGTCTGCTCATGGCCTGCGTCTGCTCTCTTCCATGCAGC GTGGAGATTCCTGAGATTGACAGGCTTCTTCTGCAGCTGGAGGATCTGAGCTGCACCTGTCCTCACCTGTTCTCCTACACCTGTGCAGCCAAGTGCTTCGCTGGCTTGCTCAACAAGAGGCCGGCAG gtgaagCTCTGGACGCGGTGCTGGAGAGAGTGATGAAGAGGATCAGTGTTGAGCTGGAGAACTCTTCCTCTGTCCAGCGGACTCGAGCGCTCACGCTGCTGCTCTGG GTGTCTAAAGCCCTGCTCTTACGCTACCATCCGCTATCAACAGCCCTGACCGACCAG CTCTTCGCTCTGTTGAGTGACCCGGCGTTAGGATCTCAGGCGGCTGATGGTTTCGGCGTCCTCATGAGCGACTCTCAGGATGTGCTCAATCGCGGTTGTCACGCTGACGTGCGCATCATGTACCGACAGCGCTTCTTCGCTGAAAACTCGGCCAAACTAGTCGAAGGCTTCAACTCGGCAGAGCAGG AGAAGAAGTCTTGTTATTTGAAGGCGCTGTCTCATATTGTCAGTAACCTTCCCAGACAGGTGCAGCTCACAGAGCTTCCTGCG CTGCTGCCGCTGCTGTTGGAGGCTCTGGCGTGTGTGGATCAAGCCGTCCAGCTGTCCACTCTCTCCTGTCTGCAGCCGGTGTTACTGGAGCCACCAGAGGCCCTCAGGAACCAGCTGGAGGCGCTGTTCTCCCGTCTGCTGGCCCTCACCACCAGCCCTGCTATG AAAGTGAGGATTGCGTCGCTGCAGTGTGTTCATGCGCTCTCTCGCCTGCCTGAACATATG GTCCTGCCGTTTCGTGCCAGAGTCCTGAAAGCTCTCGCTGTTCCTCTGGACGACAAAAAGCGTCTGGTGAGGAAGGAAGCCGTGGCGGCTCGAGCAGAATG GTTTCTGTTAGGAAGCCCCGGTGGAAGATGA